From a single Limisphaera ngatamarikiensis genomic region:
- a CDS encoding M48 family metallopeptidase, whose translation MKRPLTWTGMVLGMVGLAGLMLSCATVPETGRTQLRLIPPGEEVQLGLQSFEQLKKQLPVSKDTAARAMVEKVGRAIASVAPLPDAQWEFVLFESPEANAFCLPGGKVGVYTGILPITQNEAGLATVLGHEVAHAVARHGAERLSHEWLRELGGQVLAASVARSDPRAQQLALLAYGVGTEVGAILPYSRLQESEADHMGLLYMARAGYDPREAVKFWQRFAAYNQQQGGARVPAWLRTHPLDETRIRQLEQWMPAALAEYEKAQSSRGVR comes from the coding sequence ATGAAACGGCCACTGACCTGGACGGGAATGGTTCTGGGCATGGTGGGCCTGGCAGGCCTGATGCTGAGCTGTGCCACCGTGCCGGAAACCGGGCGAACGCAGCTGAGGCTCATCCCACCGGGCGAGGAAGTTCAACTCGGTCTGCAAAGTTTCGAGCAACTCAAGAAGCAGTTGCCGGTCAGCAAGGACACTGCCGCGCGGGCCATGGTGGAGAAGGTGGGGCGTGCCATCGCCTCGGTGGCACCCCTGCCGGACGCGCAATGGGAGTTTGTCCTGTTTGAAAGTCCGGAAGCGAACGCGTTTTGCCTGCCCGGCGGCAAGGTCGGCGTGTACACCGGGATCCTCCCCATTACCCAGAACGAGGCGGGACTGGCCACGGTCCTGGGTCATGAGGTGGCCCATGCGGTCGCGAGGCACGGCGCCGAACGGCTCAGTCACGAATGGTTGCGTGAGCTTGGCGGTCAGGTCCTGGCTGCCAGCGTCGCGCGCTCGGATCCCCGCGCCCAACAATTGGCCCTGTTGGCGTATGGCGTTGGCACGGAAGTTGGCGCCATCCTCCCTTACAGCCGCCTTCAGGAATCCGAGGCCGATCATATGGGCCTGCTTTACATGGCCCGGGCCGGATATGATCCCCGCGAAGCGGTCAAGTTCTGGCAGCGGTTTGCCGCTTACAACCAACAACAAGGCGGCGCTCGGGTCCCGGCCTGGCTCCGCACCCATCCCTTGGATGAAACCCGCATCCGCCAACTGGAACAGTGGATGCCTGCGGCACTGGCCGAGTACGAAAAGGCACAAAGCTCGAGGGGCGT